One Canis lupus familiaris isolate Mischka breed German Shepherd chromosome 20, alternate assembly UU_Cfam_GSD_1.0, whole genome shotgun sequence genomic region harbors:
- the GADD45GIP1 gene encoding growth arrest and DNA damage-inducible proteins-interacting protein 1: protein MAAPVRRARCLLGLPANLGRGSRDYRAPPPPRRLPGPWWPDPDDPLTPRWQLGPRYAAKQFARHGAASGVAPGSLWPSREQLRELEAEEREWCPSLAAMQESLRVQQLAAEQKRQAREQLIAERMAKMPQMIENWRRQQQERREKEQADKERRARLQAEAQERLGYHVDPRSARFQELLQDLEKQQRKRLKEEKQRQKKEARAAALATAMAQDSAAPSS from the exons ATGGCGGCGCCCGTGCGGCGAGCGCGCTGCCTGCTAGGGCTGCCGGCGAACCTGGGCCGCGGCTCCCGTGATTACCGGGCGCCGCCGCCCCCACGCCGCTTGCCAGGGCCCTGGTGGCCAGACCCGGACGACCCGCTGACCCCGCGCTGGCAGCTGGGGCCGCGCTATGCGGCCAAGCAGTTCGCGCGGCACGGCGCCGCCTCCGGGGTGGCCCCCGGTTCTCTGTGGCCGTCGCGGGAGCAGCTGCGCGAGCTGGAAGCTGAGGAGCGCGAATGGTGCCCGAGCCTCGCGGCCATGCAGGAGTCGCTGCGGGTGCAGCAGCTGGCGGCGGAGCAGAAGCGTCAGGCCAG ggagcagcTCATTGCAGAGCGCATGGCCAAGATGCCACAGATGATTGAGAActggcggcggcagcagcaggagCGCAGGGAGAAGGAACAGGCAGACAAGGAGAGGCGGGCCCGACTGCAGGCCGAGGCCCAGGAGCGCCTGGGCTACCACGTGGACCCAAGGAGTGCCCGCTTCCAGGAGCTGCTGCAGGACCTGGAGAAGCAGCAGCGCAAACGCCTCAAGGAggagaaacaaagacagaagaaGGAGGCACGAGCTGCGGCACTGGCCACTGCTATGGCCCAAGACTCTGCAGCACCCAGCTCCTGA
- the RAD23A gene encoding UV excision repair protein RAD23 homolog A isoform X2 — protein sequence MAVTITLKTLQQQTFKIRMEPDETVKVLKEKIEAEKGRDAFPVAGQKLIYAGKILSDDVPIRDYRIDEKNFVVVMVTKAKTSPGTSVPPEASPTAAPESSTSFPPAPASGMSHPPPTAREDKSPSEESVPTTSPESVSGSVPSSGSSGREEDAASTLVTGSEYETMLTEIMSMGYERERVVAALRASYNNPHRAVEYLLTGIPGSPEPEHGSVQESQVSEQPATEGGENPLEFLRDQPQFQNMRQVIQQNPALLPALLQQLGQENPQLLQQISRHQEQFIQMLNEPPGELADISDVEGEVGAIGEEAPQMNYIQVTPQEKEAIERLKALGFPESLVIQAYFACEKNENLAANFLLSQNFDDE from the exons ATGGCCGTCACCATCACGCTCAAAACGCTGCAGCAGCAGACCTTCAAAATCCGCATGGAGCCTGACGAGACG GTGAAGGTGctaaaggagaaaatagaagctGAGAAGGGTCGTGATGCCTTCCCTGTGGCTGGACAGAAACTCATCTATGCTGGCAAGATCCTGAGCGATGACGTTCCCATCAGGGACTATCGCATTGATGAGAAGAATTTCGTGGTCGTTATGGTGACCAAG GCCAAAACTAGCCCAGGCACCTCAGTACCCCCAGAGGCCTCACCCACTGCTGCCCCGGAGTCCTCCACATCCTTCCCTCCGGCCCCTGCCTCAGGCAtgtcccatcccccacctactgCCAGAGAGGACAAGAGCCCATCGGAGGAATCAGTCCCCACGACATCCCCGGAGTCCGTGTCAGG CTCTGTTCCTTCTTCAGGTAGCAGCGGGCGAGAGGAAGATGCGGCATCCACACTAG TGACTGGTTCTGAGTATGAGACGATGCTGACAGAGATCATGTCCATGGGCTATGAGAGGGAGCGGGTCGTGGCCGCCCTGAGAGCCAGCTacaacaacccccaccgagccgtGGAGTATCTACTCACG GGAATTCCTGGGAGTCCCGAGCCAGAACATGGTTCTGTCCAGGAGAGCCAGGTGTCGGAGCAGCCAGCCACAGAAGGAG GAGAGAACCCCCTGGAGTTCCTGCGGGACCAGCCCCAGTTCCAGAATATGCGGCAGGTGATTCAGCAGAACCCGGCACTACTGCCTGCCCTGCTCCAGCAGCTGGGCCAAGAGAATCCTCAGCTTTTGCAG CAAATTAGTCGGCACCAGGAGCAGTTCATCCAGATGCTGAATGAGCCCCCCGGGGAGCTGGCAGACATCTCAGatgtggagggggaggtgggcgcCATAGGGGAGGAGGCTCCACAGATGAACTACATCCAGGTGACACCACAGGAGAAAGAAGCTATAGAGAGG TTGAAGGCCCTGGGCTTCCCAGAGAGCCTGGTGATCCAGGCCTACTTCGCTTGTGAAAAAAACGAGAACTTGGCTGCCAACTTCCTCCTGAGTCAGAACTTTGATGACGAGTGA
- the RAD23A gene encoding UV excision repair protein RAD23 homolog A isoform X1 — MAVTITLKTLQQQTFKIRMEPDETVKVLKEKIEAEKGRDAFPVAGQKLIYAGKILSDDVPIRDYRIDEKNFVVVMVTKAKTSPGTSVPPEASPTAAPESSTSFPPAPASGMSHPPPTAREDKSPSEESVPTTSPESVSGSVPSSGSSGREEDAASTLVTGSEYETMLTEIMSMGYERERVVAALRASYNNPHRAVEYLLTGIPGSPEPEHGSVQESQVSEQPATEGAGENPLEFLRDQPQFQNMRQVIQQNPALLPALLQQLGQENPQLLQQISRHQEQFIQMLNEPPGELADISDVEGEVGAIGEEAPQMNYIQVTPQEKEAIERLKALGFPESLVIQAYFACEKNENLAANFLLSQNFDDE, encoded by the exons ATGGCCGTCACCATCACGCTCAAAACGCTGCAGCAGCAGACCTTCAAAATCCGCATGGAGCCTGACGAGACG GTGAAGGTGctaaaggagaaaatagaagctGAGAAGGGTCGTGATGCCTTCCCTGTGGCTGGACAGAAACTCATCTATGCTGGCAAGATCCTGAGCGATGACGTTCCCATCAGGGACTATCGCATTGATGAGAAGAATTTCGTGGTCGTTATGGTGACCAAG GCCAAAACTAGCCCAGGCACCTCAGTACCCCCAGAGGCCTCACCCACTGCTGCCCCGGAGTCCTCCACATCCTTCCCTCCGGCCCCTGCCTCAGGCAtgtcccatcccccacctactgCCAGAGAGGACAAGAGCCCATCGGAGGAATCAGTCCCCACGACATCCCCGGAGTCCGTGTCAGG CTCTGTTCCTTCTTCAGGTAGCAGCGGGCGAGAGGAAGATGCGGCATCCACACTAG TGACTGGTTCTGAGTATGAGACGATGCTGACAGAGATCATGTCCATGGGCTATGAGAGGGAGCGGGTCGTGGCCGCCCTGAGAGCCAGCTacaacaacccccaccgagccgtGGAGTATCTACTCACG GGAATTCCTGGGAGTCCCGAGCCAGAACATGGTTCTGTCCAGGAGAGCCAGGTGTCGGAGCAGCCAGCCACAGAAGGAG CAGGAGAGAACCCCCTGGAGTTCCTGCGGGACCAGCCCCAGTTCCAGAATATGCGGCAGGTGATTCAGCAGAACCCGGCACTACTGCCTGCCCTGCTCCAGCAGCTGGGCCAAGAGAATCCTCAGCTTTTGCAG CAAATTAGTCGGCACCAGGAGCAGTTCATCCAGATGCTGAATGAGCCCCCCGGGGAGCTGGCAGACATCTCAGatgtggagggggaggtgggcgcCATAGGGGAGGAGGCTCCACAGATGAACTACATCCAGGTGACACCACAGGAGAAAGAAGCTATAGAGAGG TTGAAGGCCCTGGGCTTCCCAGAGAGCCTGGTGATCCAGGCCTACTTCGCTTGTGAAAAAAACGAGAACTTGGCTGCCAACTTCCTCCTGAGTCAGAACTTTGATGACGAGTGA
- the CALR gene encoding calreticulin: MLLPVPLLLGLVGLAAAEPAIYFKEQFLDGDGWTDRWIESKHKSDFGKFVLSSGKFYGDQEKDKGLQTSQDARFYALSARFEPFSNKGQTLVVQFTVKHEQNIDCGGGYVKLFPDGLDQTDMHGDSEYNIMFGPDICGPGTKKVHVIFNYKGKNVLINKDIRCKDDEFTHLYTLIVRPDNTYEVKIDNSQVESGSLEDDWDFLPPKKIKDPDASKPEDWDERAKIDDPTDSKPEDWDKPEHIPDPDAKKPEDWDEEMDGEWEPPVIQNPEYKGEWKPRQIDNPDYKGTWIHPEIDNPEYSPDSNIYAYENFAVLGLDLWQVKSGTIFDNFLITNDEAYAEEFGNETWGVTKAAEKQMKDKQDEEQRLKEEEEDKKRKEEEEADKEDEEDKDEDEEDEDDKEEEEEDDAAAGQAKDEL, from the exons ATGCTGCTACCCGTACCGCTGCTGCTCGGCCTCGTCGGCCTGGCCGCTGCCGAACCCGCCATCTACTTCAAGGAGCAGTTTCTGGACGGAG ACGGGTGGACCGACCGCTGGATCGAATCCAAACACAAGTCAGATTTTGGTAAATTTGTTCTCAGTTCCGGCAAGTTCTACGGTGACCAGGAGAAGGATAAAG GGCTGCAGACAAGCCAGGATGCCCGCTTTTACGCTTTGTCGGCCAGATTTGAGCCCTTCAGCAACAAAGGCCAGACACTGGTGGTGCAGTTCACCGTAAAACATGAGCAAAACATCGACTGTGGGGGCGGCTACGTGAAGCTATTTCCAGATGGTTTGGACCAGACGGACATGCACGGAGACTCTGAGTACAACATCATGTTTG GCCCGGATATCTGTGGCCCCGGCACCAAGAAGGTTCATGTCATCTTCAACTACAAGGGCAAGAACGTCCTGATCAACAAGGACATTCGTTGCAAG GATGATGAATTCACACACCTGTATACGCTGATTGTGCGGCCGGATAACACCTATGAGGTGAAGATTGACAACAGCCAGGTGGAGTCAGGCTCCTTGGAGGATGATTGGGACTTCCTGCCTCCCAAGAAGATAAAGGATCCTGATGCTTCAAAGCCTGAAGACTGGGACGAGCGGGCCAAGATTGATGACCCCACAGACTCCAAGCCTGAG GACTGGGACAAGCCTGAGCACATTCCTGACCCTGATGCTAAAAAGCCAGAGGACTGGGATGAAGAGATGGATGGAGAGTGGGAACCACCTGTAATTCAGAACCCTGAGTACAAG GGCGAGTGGAAGCCCCGGCAGATTGACAACCCAGATTACAAGGGCACTTGGATCCACCCAGAGATCGACAACCCTGAGTACTCTCCTGATAGCAACATCTATGCCTATGAAAACTTTGCTGTTCTGGGCTTAGATCTCTGGCAG GTCAAGTCTGGCACTATCTTTGACAACTTCCTCATCACCAACGACGAGGCGTATGCAGAGGAGTTTGGAAATGAGACCTGGGGTGTCACGAAG GCGGCAGAGAAGCAGATGAAGGACAAGCAGGATGAGGAGCAGAGgctaaaggaggaggaggaggacaagaagcgcaaggaagaagaggaggcagaCAAGGAAGATGAGGAAGACAAGGACGAGGATGAGGAGGACGAGGATgacaaggaggaagaggaagaggatgatgCTGCCGCTGGCCAGGCCAAGGACGAGCTGTAG
- the FARSA gene encoding phenylalanine--tRNA ligase alpha subunit, translating to MADGPVAEVLLRQLEAADGGLDSAELAAELGVDHQAVVGAVKSLQALGEIIEAELRSTKRWELTAEGEEIAREGSHEARVFHSIPREGLAQSELMRLPSGKVGFSKAMSNKWIRVDKSAADGPRVFRVVDSVEDEVQRRLQLVQGGQAEKLGEKERSELRKRKLLTEVTLKTYWVSKGSTFSTNISKQETELSPEMISSGSWRDRPFKPYNFLARGVLPDSGHLHPLLKVRTQFRQIFLEMGFTEMPTDNFIESSFWNFDALFQPQQHPARDQHDTFFLRDPAEALQLPMDYVHRVKRTHSQGGYGSQGYKYNWKLEEARKNILRTHTTSASARALYRLAQKKPFTPAKYFSIDRVFRNETLDATHLAEFHQIEGVVADHGLTLGHLMGILREFFTKLGITQLRFKPAYNPYTEPSMEVFSYHQGLKKWVEVGNSGLFRPEMLLPMGLPENVSVIAWGLSLERPTMIKYGINNIRELVGHKVNLQMVYDSPLCRLDAEPGPPRTQGAA from the exons ATGGCGGATGGGCCGGTGGCAGAGGTGCTGCTTCGGCAGCTGGAGGCGGCGGATGGCGGCTTGGACAGCGCAGAGCTGGCGGCTGAGCTGGGCGTGGACCACCAGGCGGTGGTGGGCGCCGTGAAGAGCCTGCAAGCGCTGGGCGAG ATCATTGAGGCTGAGCTGCGTTCCACCAAGCGCTGGGAGCTTACCGCCGAGGGCGAGGAGATAGCCCGGGAGGGCAGCCATGAGGCGCGGGTGTTTCACAGCATCCCCCGGGAGGGCCTGGCCCAGAGCGAGCTCATG CGACTTCCCAGCGGCAAGGTGGGCTTCAGCAAGGCCATGTCCAACAAGTGGATCCGCGTGGACAAGAGTGCAGCTGATGGGCCCCGGGTGTTCCGAGTG GTGGACAGTGTGGAGGACGAGGTGCAACGGCGGCTCCAGCTGGTCCAAGGTGGGCAGGCTGAGAAGCTGGGTGAGAAGGAAAGGAGTGAGCTCAGGAAGAGGAAGCTGCTAACTGAAGT GACCCTGAAGACCTACTGGGTGAGCAAAGGCAGTACTTTTAGCACCAACATCTCCAAGCAGGAGACAGAGCTGAGCCCAGAGATGATCTCCAG CGGCTCCTGGCGGGACCGGCCCTTCAAGCCATACAACTTCTTGGCCCGTGGCGTCCTCCCAGACAGCGGCCACCTGCATCCTCTGCTCAAGGTCCGCACGCAGTTCCGGCAGATCTTTCTGGAGATGGG ATTCACAGAGATGCCGACTGACAACTTCATTGAGAGCTCCTTCTGGAACTTTGATGCACTTTTCCAGCCCCAGCAGCACCCGGCCCGTGATCAACACGACACCTTCTTCCTCCGAG ATCCAGCGGAGGCCCTGCAGCTCCCAATGGACTACGTCCATCGGGTCAAGCGGACTCACTCTCAGGGTGGCTACGGCTCACAGGG GTACAAATACaactggaagctggaagaggcccGGAAAAACATACTGCGCACGCACACCACGTCTGCCAGCGCCCGTGCTCTCTACCGCTTGGCCCAGAAG AAGCCCTTCACACCAGCCAAGTACTTCTCCATTGATCGCGTGTTCCGAAATGAGACCCTAGACGCCACACACCTGGCTGAGTTCCACCAGATTGAGGGCGTTGTGGCCGACCATGGCCTCACCCTGGGCCACCTCATGGGCATCCTGCGGGAGTTCTTCACCAAGCTGG gTATCACCCAGCTGCGCTTCAAGCCGGCCTACAACCCCTACACGGAGCCCAGCATGGAGGTGTTCAGCTACCACCAAG GTCTGAAGAAGTGGGTAGAAGTCGGGAATTCTGGGCTCTTCCGCCCCGAGATGCTGTtgcccatggggctccctgaaaATGTGTCAGTCATTGCTTGGGGCCTCTCCCTGGAGCG